The Pricia mediterranea genome includes a window with the following:
- a CDS encoding contractile injection system tape measure protein: protein MDNGHLIGKQVMELEIRDSKNSYALQQRVSDLVWNALVPEMERLFDRLVAPDEIVRLSRLELDLGVISLEKKEMKDLVARIIGLMEARCTEAIQRTTREDRTSRTERLRPVHQPIRGHHFNLWLYWLEHGSLPPYAVAPRPDWLNGVLETLALEDGAIEQLRSLAKDRPLVLHRLVLQHDLEILKSLVELYTGHSQTDLPDFFRELRSWRAGWRAKARQPAWRTLETELWKSVFQQVVLRRAKPSGSDLMQTLVRHPELWPYKSEFIGKPKRYAQRYPLLFKTFQKIKEDDEGNENRVPAHRPGSQIKEKGPATPRTEVRESMDDLVVPQFLSHAGMVLLHPLLKRFFEKLGLLEDTGFKDFERQCRAVLLLHDLAGGGEKTADYALVLPKFLCGMPVNLPIDHTLRLTAFEKDEGTQLLQAVIDHWGVLGNTSPDGLREGFLQREGKLIREAAGWKLFVEQKALDVLLDRLPWNLGLVKLPWMKELLYVEWR from the coding sequence ATGGATAACGGGCACCTAATCGGGAAACAGGTCATGGAGTTGGAAATTAGGGACTCTAAAAATTCCTATGCGCTGCAACAGCGTGTCAGCGACCTGGTATGGAACGCCCTGGTACCGGAAATGGAGCGCCTGTTCGACCGCTTGGTGGCCCCCGACGAAATCGTCCGGCTGTCCAGACTCGAACTGGACCTAGGGGTAATCTCCCTTGAAAAGAAGGAAATGAAAGACCTTGTAGCCCGGATTATCGGGCTCATGGAAGCACGTTGTACGGAGGCCATTCAACGCACGACAAGGGAAGATCGCACAAGTCGCACGGAACGGCTCCGGCCGGTCCATCAACCTATCCGCGGGCACCATTTTAACCTGTGGCTATACTGGTTGGAACACGGCAGCCTGCCCCCGTACGCGGTAGCGCCCCGACCCGATTGGCTGAACGGCGTACTGGAGACCCTGGCGCTGGAAGATGGGGCCATCGAACAGTTGAGGTCCCTTGCAAAAGACCGGCCCCTGGTTCTGCACCGCCTGGTGCTGCAGCATGACCTAGAAATCCTGAAATCGCTGGTCGAGCTGTACACCGGCCATTCGCAGACCGACCTGCCGGATTTTTTCAGGGAACTCCGCAGTTGGAGGGCAGGATGGCGAGCCAAAGCGCGGCAACCGGCCTGGAGGACCTTGGAAACGGAATTGTGGAAATCTGTCTTTCAACAGGTCGTTCTACGACGGGCGAAGCCGTCCGGTTCCGACCTGATGCAAACACTTGTCCGGCATCCCGAGCTCTGGCCGTACAAGTCGGAATTTATCGGGAAACCGAAGAGATATGCCCAACGCTATCCCTTGCTTTTCAAGACCTTTCAAAAGATAAAGGAAGATGACGAGGGCAACGAAAACAGGGTTCCCGCCCACCGGCCGGGATCGCAGATAAAGGAAAAAGGCCCTGCGACACCGCGGACCGAGGTCCGGGAAAGTATGGACGACCTGGTGGTCCCCCAGTTCCTTTCCCATGCCGGCATGGTGCTGCTGCATCCGCTCCTAAAGCGGTTTTTCGAAAAGTTGGGACTGCTGGAAGACACGGGGTTCAAAGATTTCGAGCGCCAATGCAGGGCGGTATTGCTGCTGCATGATCTGGCTGGAGGCGGGGAGAAAACCGCCGATTACGCCCTGGTGCTTCCCAAGTTTTTATGTGGGATGCCCGTAAACCTGCCGATAGACCATACCCTGAGGTTGACGGCCTTTGAAAAGGACGAGGGCACCCAACTGTTGCAGGCGGTAATCGACCATTGGGGCGTCTTGGGAAACACCTCCCCCGATGGACTGCGGGAAGGTTTCCTGCAGCGCGAGGGAAAATTGATCCGGGAAGCTGCCGGCTGGAAACTGTTTGTAGAGCAAAAGGCCCTTGACGTGCTGCTCGATAGATTACCGTGGAACCTGGGCCTGGTCAAACTGCCGTGGATGAAGGAACTGTTGTATGTGGAGTGGCGATAA